The Pongo abelii isolate AG06213 chromosome 20, NHGRI_mPonAbe1-v2.0_pri, whole genome shotgun sequence genome window below encodes:
- the MLLT1 gene encoding protein ENL isoform X10: protein MCKEPPYKVEESGYAGFIMPIEVHFKNKEEPRKVCFTYDLFLNLEGNPPVNHLRCEKLTFNNPTTEFRYKLLRAGGVMVMPEGADTVSRPSPDYPMLPTIPLSAFSDPKKTKPSHGSKDANKESSKASKPHKVTKEHRERPRKDSESKSSSKELEREQAKSSKDTSRKLGEGRLPKEEKAPPPKAAFKEPKMALKETKLESTSPKGGPPPPPPPPPRASSKRPATADSPKPSAKKQKKSSSKGSRSAPGTSPRTSSSFSDKKPAKDKSSTRGEKVKAESEPREAKKALEVEESNSEDEASFKSESAQSSPSNSSSSSDSSSDSDFEPSQNHSQGPLRSMVEDLQSEESDEDDSSSGEEAAGKTNPGRDSRLSFSDSESDNSADSSLPSREPPPPQKPPPPNSKVSGRRSPESCSKPEKILKKGTYDKVGGTYDKAGGTYDKAGGTYDKAYTDELVELHRRLMALRERNVLQQIVNLIEETGHFNVTNTTFDFDLFSLDETTVRKLQSYLEAVAT from the exons GAGGAGCCGAGGAAGGTCTGCTTCACCTACGACCTGTtcctgaacctggaaggcaacCCACCTGTGAACCACCTGCGCTGTGAGAAGCTCACGTTCAACAACCCCACCACGGAGTTCCGGTACAAGCTCCTGCGGGCCGGCGGG GTGATGGTAATGCCCGAAGGAGCAGACACGGTGTCCAGGCCCAGTCCCGACTACCCCATGTTACCCACAATTCCACTCTCTGCCTTCTCTGACCCCAAGAAGACCAAACCATCCCACGGCTCCAAG GATGCCAACAAGGAGAGCAGCAAGGCCTCCAAGCCGCACAAGGTGACCAAGGAGCACCGGGAGCGGCCCCGCAAAGACTCCGAGAGCAAGAGCTCCTCCAAGGAGCTGGAGCGTGAGCAGGCCAAAAGCTCTAAGGACACCTCGCGGAAGCTGGGCGAGGGCCGGCTGCCCAAGGAGGAGAAGGCACCACCGCCCAAGGCTGCCTTCAAGGAGCCCAAGATGGCCCTGAAAGAGACCAAGCTGGAAAGCACATCCCCCAAGGGTgggcccccacccccgcccccacccccaccccgggcTTCCAGCAAGCGGCCGGCCACCGCCGACTCGCCAAAGCCCAGCGCCAAGAAGCAGAAGAAGAGCAGCTCGAAGGGGTCCCGGAGTGCTCCAGGCACCTCGCCCCgcacctcttcctccttctcgGACAAGAAGCCGGCCAAGGACAAGAGCAGCACCAGAGGGGAGAAGGTGAAGGCCGAGAGTGAGCCCCGGGAGGCCAAAAAGGCCCTGGAGGTAGAGGAGTCCAACTCAGAGGACGAGGCCTCCTTCAAGTCCGAG TCTGCCCAGTCAAGCCCGTCCAACTCCAGCTCCAGCTCAGACTCCAGCTCAGACTCAGACTTCGAGCCATCTCAAAACCACAGCCAAG GACCCCTGCGCTCCATGGTGGAGGACCTGCAGTCCGAGGAGTCCGACGAGGACGACTCTTCGTCAGGCGAGGAGGCTGCCGGCAAGACCAACCCGGGGAGGGACTCCAG GTTGAGCTTCAGCGACAGCGAGAGTGACAACAGTGCCGACTCCTCCCTGCCCAGCCGTGAGCCCCCACCCCCCCAGAAGCCTCCCCCACCCAACAGCAAG GTGTCAGGCCGGAGGAGCCCCGAGTCCTGCAGCAAGCCTGAGAAGATCCTCAAGAAGGGCACCTACGACAAGGTGGGGGGCACCTACGACAAGGCGGGGGGGACCTACGACAAGGCGGGGGGCACCTACGACAAG GCCTACACGGACGAGCTGGTGGAGCTACACCGGAGGCTGATGGCGCTGCGGGAGCGCAACGTGCTGCAGCAG ATTGTGAATCTGATTGAGGAGACTGGCCACTTCAACGTCACCAACACCACCTTCGACTTCGACCTCTTCTCCCTGGACGAGACCACCGTGCGCAAACTGCAGAGCTACCTGGAGGCCGTGGCCACATGA
- the MLLT1 gene encoding protein ENL isoform X11: MCKEPPYKVEESGYAGFIMPIEVHFKNKEEPRKVCFTYDLFLNLEGNPPVNHLRCEKLTFNNPTTEFRYKLLRAGGVMVMPEGADTVSRPSPDYPMLPTIPLSAFSDPKKTKPSHGSKDANKESSKASKPHKVTKEHRERPRKDSESKSSSKELEREQAKSSKDTSRKLGEGRLPKEEKAPPPKAAFKEPKMALKETKLESTSPKGGPPPPPPPPPRASSKRPATADSPKPSAKKQKKSSSKGSRSAPGTSPRTSSSFSDKKPAKDKSSTRGEKVKAESEPREAKKALEVEESNSEDEASFKSESAQSSPSNSSSSSDSSSDSDFEPSQNHSQGPLRSMVEDLQSEESDEDDSSSGEEAAGKTNPGRDSRLSFSDSESDNSADSSLPSREPPPPQKPPPPNSKVSGRRSPESCSKPEKILKKGTYDKAYTDELVELHRRLMALRERNVLQQIVNLIEETGHFNVTNTTFDFDLFSLDETTVRKLQSYLEAVAT, from the exons GAGGAGCCGAGGAAGGTCTGCTTCACCTACGACCTGTtcctgaacctggaaggcaacCCACCTGTGAACCACCTGCGCTGTGAGAAGCTCACGTTCAACAACCCCACCACGGAGTTCCGGTACAAGCTCCTGCGGGCCGGCGGG GTGATGGTAATGCCCGAAGGAGCAGACACGGTGTCCAGGCCCAGTCCCGACTACCCCATGTTACCCACAATTCCACTCTCTGCCTTCTCTGACCCCAAGAAGACCAAACCATCCCACGGCTCCAAG GATGCCAACAAGGAGAGCAGCAAGGCCTCCAAGCCGCACAAGGTGACCAAGGAGCACCGGGAGCGGCCCCGCAAAGACTCCGAGAGCAAGAGCTCCTCCAAGGAGCTGGAGCGTGAGCAGGCCAAAAGCTCTAAGGACACCTCGCGGAAGCTGGGCGAGGGCCGGCTGCCCAAGGAGGAGAAGGCACCACCGCCCAAGGCTGCCTTCAAGGAGCCCAAGATGGCCCTGAAAGAGACCAAGCTGGAAAGCACATCCCCCAAGGGTgggcccccacccccgcccccacccccaccccgggcTTCCAGCAAGCGGCCGGCCACCGCCGACTCGCCAAAGCCCAGCGCCAAGAAGCAGAAGAAGAGCAGCTCGAAGGGGTCCCGGAGTGCTCCAGGCACCTCGCCCCgcacctcttcctccttctcgGACAAGAAGCCGGCCAAGGACAAGAGCAGCACCAGAGGGGAGAAGGTGAAGGCCGAGAGTGAGCCCCGGGAGGCCAAAAAGGCCCTGGAGGTAGAGGAGTCCAACTCAGAGGACGAGGCCTCCTTCAAGTCCGAG TCTGCCCAGTCAAGCCCGTCCAACTCCAGCTCCAGCTCAGACTCCAGCTCAGACTCAGACTTCGAGCCATCTCAAAACCACAGCCAAG GACCCCTGCGCTCCATGGTGGAGGACCTGCAGTCCGAGGAGTCCGACGAGGACGACTCTTCGTCAGGCGAGGAGGCTGCCGGCAAGACCAACCCGGGGAGGGACTCCAG GTTGAGCTTCAGCGACAGCGAGAGTGACAACAGTGCCGACTCCTCCCTGCCCAGCCGTGAGCCCCCACCCCCCCAGAAGCCTCCCCCACCCAACAGCAAG GTGTCAGGCCGGAGGAGCCCCGAGTCCTGCAGCAAGCCTGAGAAGATCCTCAAGAAGGGCACCTACGACAAG GCCTACACGGACGAGCTGGTGGAGCTACACCGGAGGCTGATGGCGCTGCGGGAGCGCAACGTGCTGCAGCAG ATTGTGAATCTGATTGAGGAGACTGGCCACTTCAACGTCACCAACACCACCTTCGACTTCGACCTCTTCTCCCTGGACGAGACCACCGTGCGCAAACTGCAGAGCTACCTGGAGGCCGTGGCCACATGA